In Lolium rigidum isolate FL_2022 chromosome 3, APGP_CSIRO_Lrig_0.1, whole genome shotgun sequence, the genomic window GAATGCTCTTACAAATTCGAGCGGTGACCCGGAGCTTTACCAGGTGTACCGGGGGAGGGTGACCCGTGTGATGGACACTGGTTGCTTTGTCAGGCTTGAGGATGTACGTGGTGGCCGTGAGGGCCTTGTTCATGTATCGCAGATGGCAAGCAGGCGGGTTGCCAATGCAAAGGAGGTGGTGAAGCGTGATCAGGAGGTGTTCGTGAAGGTCGTTTCAGTGAAGGGGGATAAATTAAGTCTCTCGCTGAGAGATGTCGATCAGGATACGGGAAAGGACCTCCTACCAATGCAGCGTGGTGCGGAGGATGCGCCGAGGACCAACCCGTCTGTTGGTACTGGTGGTGCTCTCGGGTCTGGCAGGAGGTTGGGCCTATCAGGGATTGTGATTACGGAGGAGGATGAGGTTGCACCCATCTCACGGCGCCCCCTCAAACGGATGAGCTCACCAGAGAGGTGGGAGGCCAAGCAGCTAATTgcttcgggtgttctggatgtcagGGATTACCCACAGTtcgatgaggatggtgatggtATGCTGTATCAGGAGGAGGGGGCAGAGGAGGAGCTGGAGATTGAGCTTAACGAGGACGAACCAGAGTTCTTGCAGGGACAGAGCAGATTCTCAATTGACATGTCACCCGTTAAGATTTTCAAGAATCCAGAGGGTTCATTAAGTCGAGCAGCAGCTCTCCAGACTGCCCTCATCAAGGAGCGGCGTGAGGTTCGAGAGCAGGAGCAGAGAGCAATGCTGGACTCCATACCCAAGGATCTGAACAGGCCATGGGAGgacccaatgcctgatacaggtgAGCGACACCTTGCACAGGAGCTGAGAGGTGTTGGGCTATCAGCTTATGACATGCCAGAATGGAAGAAGGAAGCCTATGGAAAAGCTTTAACTTTTGGGCAGAGGTCAAAGCTTTCGATCCAAGAGCAGAGGCAGACTCTTCCAATATACAAGCTGAAGAAAGAGCTGATTCAagctgtccatgataatcaagttTTGGTTGTTATTGGAGAAACTGGCTCCGGAAAGACAACTCAGGTGACACAATATTTGGCCGAAGCAGGTTATACCACAAGAGGTAAAATTGGTTGTACTCAACCTCGTAGGGTGGCTGCCATGTCTGTTGCCAAGAGAGTGGCAGAAGAATTCGGTTGTCGACTCGGAGAGGAAGTTGGTTATGCCATTCGTTTTGAAGATTGCACTGGGCCAGAAACTGTGATAAAATACATGACTGATGGAATGCTTCTGCGTGAAATTTTAGTTGATGAGAACCTTTCCCAGTATTCAGTAGTCATGCTTGATGAAGCTCATGAAAGGACCATCCACACAGATGTCCTCTTTGGTTTGCTGAAGCAGCTTATTAAGCGTAGATCTGACATGAGGCTTATCGTTACTTCTGCTACCCTTGATGCTGAAAAGTTTTCCGGGTATTTCTTTAACTGCAACATCTTCACAATCCCGGGAAGAACATTCCCAGTGGAGATACTCTACACCAAACAACCAgaaagtgactacttggatgctgCATTAATTACCGTGCTCCAGATTCACTTGACAGAGCCTGAGGGTGATATCCTTGTTTTCTTGACCGGACAAGAGGAGATTGATCATGCCTGTCAATGTCTATATGAGAGGATGAAGGGGCTGGGAAAGGATGTTCCTGAGCTTATAATTTTGCCTGTGTATAGTGCTCTTCCTAGTGAAATGCAGTCAAAGATCTTTGAGCCAGCTCCACCAGGGAAGAGGAAGGTTGTTGTTGCCACCAATATTGCTGAAGCTTCTTTGACCATTGATGGCATATTTTATGTCATCGACCCTGGTTTCGCCAAGATCAATGTTTATAATTCAAAACAAGGCCTCGATTCGTTGGTCATCACTCCAATCTCACAAGCATCAGCGAAGCAAAGAGCAGGGCGTGCTGGCCGTACTGGACCTGGCAAATGTTATCGTCTATACACTGAAAGTGCTTACCGCAATGAAATGTCTCCCACGACGATTCCAGAAATTCAGAGGATCAATTTGGGATCTACAGTTCTTAATATGAAGGCAATGGGGATAAATGACTTGTTATCCTTCGACTTTATGGACCCCCCAGCACCCCAAGCACTCATCTCAGCTATGGAACAGCTTTACAGCCTTGGCGCTCTTGATGAGGAGGGGCTTCTTACCAAATTGGGTAGAAAAATGGCTGAATTCCCACTGGATCCACCACTTTCAAAGATGCTACTAGCTAGCGTCGACCTTGGCTGCAGTGATGAGATACTGACTATCATAGCTATGATTCAAACAGGGAATATTTTCTATAGGCCTAGAGAAAAGCAAGCTCAAGCTGATCAGAAAAGGGCCAAATTTTTCCAGCCCGAGGGGGATCATCTTACTCTTCTTGCTGTATACGAGGCTTGGAAGGCAAAGAACTTTTCAGGGCCCTGGTGCTTTGAGAATTTTGTTCAGTCAAGATCACTAAGGAGGGCGCAAGATGTGAGGAAACAGCTTCTCACTATTATGGATAGGTAACTACTTGAATCTTAATCAATTGAATCAAAAGCCTTTATGTTTGAATATTCATTGTCTGTTTCCCGTAatatagcagcattttcattctgTCTTGAATGGATATATGGTTTTGTTCTGAGTTTATTTTTGTTCATAACTACAGCAGCAGTTAGTACGACTAAATGGCACACTGCAATCTTAATCTTGAGTTTGCGGTCTACGCCGCGCATTAGCATTAAGTCATCACATCAAATCCAGCTAATATGCCCAATTAATATGCACAAATTATGAAGAGACGTACTGAAGACATGGATAAACACCATAGATGCATAATGCGGATTCAAAAGATTATGAAAATAAACATACTTACAACAGGGCAAAAACCACCCATGCAGTGTATTTGGTCCACTAAACTGCATAGATTCTGGTGTGCCTGGATATTGAACTGACATTATTTCCTTATTTATGCGGATGCATACTGAAGACAAGGATAAAAAACAGTATGTGCGGATGCTATTTCTCTTATATTTCTCTTATATCCTTTCTGTTATCTTAAACTTGTTTTGGACATCCCTGAAGTCAGATATTCGAAACTGTGTTTAAGGATATTTTGAAAATGACGATATGAACATGATTGTTCTTTGGAGACATCATCATTTTACAAATTAACTGATTTCAGAGTCCACCTTTTTGTTCTTGGCTTCTAGTTTTGTTTAATTCTTGTCTCTGTTCAGACAACTTACCGTCACTGCCAGTCCCATGCTAAAGTTGTTTGGGCATGCCTTCTAGATCTAGTCTATATTGGCATACAACTTGCTGTGAGTTAAGTGATTCCATCTATGCCCTAACATATTTGCTGTTGTCTCTGCAGATATAAATTGGATATTGTTGCTGCTGGGAAGAACTTTACGAAAATAAGGAAAGCGATCACAGCGGGCTTCTTTTTCCATGCGGCCAGGAAGGATCCCCAGGAAGGCTACAGAACCTTGGTGGAAAACCAGCCAGTGTACATCCACCCCAGCAGCGCACTGTTCCAGAGGCAGCCGGACTGGGTCATTTACCACGAGCTCGTGATGACAACGAAGGAGTACATGAGGGAGGTGACGGTGGTCGACCCGAAATGGTTAGTGGAGTTGGCGCCGAGGTTCTACAAGGGTGCAGACCCAACCAAGATGAGCAAGAGGAAGCGGCAGGAGAGGATCGAGCCTCTGTACGACAGGTACCACGAGCCCAACTCATGGCGTCTCAGCAAGCGCCGAGCTTGATTGTCCAACAAGAGTGAAATTTTGGCGAACTGTAAATACTTATGGTCTGCTTGTAGACACTGTTACAGTAGGTATTTTGACCTACGTAATGTTACCATGAGACTAGTTGTATGGATAATAGTTCCACCTCTCTGGGTGATTCAGTTTTCCCTTGTTGAGATAATTTAGATACTAATATGTTCTAATTGACTTCTTGTCGCTTGTGAAGCCAGAGTGGAAAATTCAGCTGTAATCTCCTTTACCCTACCCTTCATAGACCAGCCTGTTGTTATTTTGTTTGTACTTTCTTTTTTCGAGGAATGTTTGAAGTTTATGATACTCCAGTTATAGACCAGCCTGCAGGGGTCCTAAAGGGATTCATGATAAGCTTGCATTATTGAACTCTCGTTGCTTTGACAATTTCCTGTATGGTATGGAGCCTAATTTGTTTTACCTCTACTCAACAATTGCTGTCAATGATCCTTGATGTTCTATACTGAACAAGTGCATGGAGTATTATTGTTCTGCTTGAACAACTGGTTTGGGTTTTCCTTTGGCTTGGAATTCATGCTGACGCTTGTCAACTAGTCCTTGTTTCATTTTTCATGAAGTGGTTGCAAATTTCCTTATGCAACTGTGTTCCTACTTCTAATATTTTCCATTACTCTTGGAATTACGTGGCAAGAATGCAATGGAGTATTCAATAGCTTCAAATATTATACTCCATCCGTTTCACCAAAAATGTcttaacttcaaataaataaaaaGTGTTTTAACATTATTAAAATTTAGATAATCTAGTaggtagatacatccaaattttgataaagttgagacacttttggtAGGTCAGAGAGAGTAGTTCATCTACTCCTTGGCTGCTGAACCTGGTAAATGCGAACAGTTTGTCTGTTGAGAAAAATGCTAGCTGGCCATGGTCAGTCAGCACAGAGAAAAGTAATATCCATGCTTGTAAATATGCGAGGCGTAAAGGGTGGGCACTTATATTCCAACATTTCTGCCACTTAGATTGGTCATGTAAAAATACCATCATATGGGCATTATATTTTCAAGGTCACATGTGTTTACGACATTTAAACGCAACACCTTCGCGGCCCTGAGCTCCAGGCGGGGAGGTTTTTCATGGAGACCGTCCCAGCAAACGCCGGCTCTTTTGTAGTTTCCAGCCCATCTTTCTAAAGTTTGTCCGTGGAACAAACGTTTGGATCTGAAGGAGCTCTAGTGATACAATCTAGTCTAATATACATCGAGTCACAATAGACATTAGTGGTATATTCTGAAGAGAGAAAAATGAAGTCTTTCTTTTTGCTAACTTGAAGTGTGCTGTGATAGAGTTAAATAAGCTGGAGCATATGAAAATCTATCTACAAGATAAAGAAGTGTTCATTACATTACTTTTTGTATCGCTGCAGTAGCACTGAAATTTCTAAGGTCAAATCCTACAGAAAAACTTTAGTATGTACAACCTCCATTCCAAATAGGCTGTCttacatccgtatctacaaatCCGCAACACTCAATTTGGAAAGGAGGAAAtagattgtcttcaagaaagaaagaaaaaacttgCTTAAACACATCATTTACCCATTTCCTTATTCAAACACAAGTTTCTGATCTTTCATGGGGACAGTCTATTTTCTGATCATTTATATGTTCCAAGCAGACTCTTAAGCATACAGATCTGGCACCTCTGCCGTGCACTGGGCACAAAAATGTCGTATCTATACCAGATTTAGCACAACATgcagttttttgtttttttgtttgaaagGGTAAAACCAGAGCGAGCCATGGAAGTTTCATAGGCAAAAAAGAAAACGAATACATGAACATTATGCTGATAGTCACTCTGAGGTAAACCGGAGTTTTACAGAGCACAGATACTAGTATAGGTGGCTAGTCAATAGTCGTAGTCAGAATCTGGGTCAGCATCGACTATGTCTGGCATTGAGTCTTCAGACTCTCCGTCAGAGAAGGCTGGCTGAATGGGCAGCGTGAAGCGGGTTGGAGAGCTCTCTGTATGGCTTGGAGCGAGGCTTGGGACCGATGGTGTTTGATATGAGGTTCCCAAGTTGCCAGACGGTACATCTGAGGTTTTGTTCTGAAGAACGGCTGAGCTTCTATTCTGAAGACGCTCAACAAGATCAGCAGGAAGGGTAGTAACTGCAGGTTTCTGCGTTTCAGTTGGCCTTGAGTAGATTGGGTTTGAAACAGCAGTGGAGCTAGAAGGATTATACACTGGAGCAACTGCAGGTATCTGTGTTCCAAGTGGCCTTGAGTAGATCGGATTTGGAACAGCATTGGAGCTTGTAGGATTATCCACTGTCTTTAGCTTGTGGGTTTCCTCTGTAGCCGCATCCACCATATTATTGACATCGCTCTTGTTGTGCGTGGGAACAGCTTGTACTGCCTCATGAACTAAAGGATCTGCCCTTTCTAGAGAAAGGGCTCGAGGGTGAGTAAGAACGTCCAAAGCCAGCAAAGCATGCGAACAAAACTCTGCAAGCCTAGTGCCTCTCTCGAGCTTCCCTGTAATGAAACAAGAGATAATAGTTGTTATTTTCATGGATATATCTGCAACCCCCACCCTGATATATGAAACCACTCTAACTCATTCCATTTACCAAATCCACACaccaaaaaagaaaaatcaaGCTTACCTAAATTTTCATGTCATAAAGCTAATAGTACAAGGTCTGCTTTTGTCAGTAAGCATGCCAAGGCAGTTCAAGCAAAACCCACATTATTTCCTTTCAATTAACCATCTCTTTCATTGTTTTGTTCTTGATGCAGGTTGTATCATGTCATAAAGCTAATAGTACAAGGACTGTTTTTGTCAGTAAGCATGCCAAGGCAGTTCAAGCAAAACCCACATTATTTTCTTTCAATTAACCAGCTATTAattacaagaaacaaaaatatctaCATCTGTAGACAATGTTATAGACACGAGAGATTTTACCTCTTCTGAAGAGTTCAATTCCTTGGGCTAAATAAGGCGGGCGGGCATAAGGAGAAGAAAGGAATGATGCCAGCAATGCCTTCAACGAAGCAAGTCGGAAATCTGATATGCTTGTCTCCCCAGCTGTCAATGTTGATCGCTCATACCCCACTCCTGAGTCAAGAGCACTCCTAGCTATGTTAATTAGCAGCAAGTCCACTGGAGCAACTGCAGGTATCTGTGTTCCAGGTGGCCTTGAGTAAATTGGATTTGGAACAGCATTGGAGCTTGTAGGATTATCCACTGTCTTTAGCTTGTGGGTTTCCTCTGTAGCCGCATCCACCATATTATTGACATCGCTCTTGTTGTGCGTGGGAACAGCTTGTACTGCCTCAGGAACTGTACGTGAATCAGTTTGCGGATCTTCTTTGACAAGAGTGAGCTCTTCTGTTGGCTCATTATCCTTGGTGGATGGCAACCAGTCATCATCACTATCTTCATTCTCAATAACCTGAAACTGACCTTCAGATTGTGAAAACTTGGATCTGCCAGCACCAAAAACTATCTTTTCTGGTCCACTGTGGTTGAGTCCAGGAACTAAAGGACCTGCCCTTTCTAGAGAAAGGGCTCGAGGGTGAGTAAGAACGTCCAAAGCCAGCAAAGCATGAGAACAAAACTCTGCAAGGTTAGTGCCTATCTCTAGCTTCCCTGTAATGAAACAAGAGATAATAGTTGTTATTTTCATGGATATATCTGCAACCCCCACCCTGATATATGAAACCACCCTAGCCAGCTCTAACTCATTCCATTTACAAAATCCACACAAAAAAAGGAAAATCAAGCTTAGCTACATTTCATTGTTTTGTCCTTGCTGCAGGTTGTATCATGTCATAAAGCTAATAGTACAAGGTCTGCTTTTGTCACTAAGCATGCCAAGGCAGTTCAAGCAAAACCCACATTATTTCCTTACAATTAACCATCTATTAattacaagaaacaaaaatatgtacATCTGTAGACAAGTATGTTATAGACACGCTAAGAGATTTTACCTCTTCTGAAGAGTTCAATTCCTTGGGCTAAATAAGGCGGTCGGGCATAAGGAGAAGAAAGGAAAGATGCCAGCAATGCCTTGAATGAAGCAAGTCGGAAATCTGATATGCTTGTCTCCCCAGCTGTCGATGTTGATTGCTCATACCCCGCTCCTGAGTCACAAGCACTCCTAGCTATGTTAATTAGCAGCAAGTCCACTTTTGCCCTCCAGTGATCTGTCCTCAATGACCCCCCCTGATCGAGGAAATAAAATGTATATTACATCTACTTGTTGCAATTATAAAATATATACATCAGACTGTGTAACCCCAAAGAATTGAGACCCAAGGAACATTGTAATAATTACAAAACATGGCAATGACTAGAAACAGTATTGAAAGGAAGTGCGTAGTGTCAATATTTCATGATAAAAGTTATAATCATTCAAAAGAGAGTAGATTTTAGCATGACAATCAAGAACATTACTTTTACAACCTAACATTTAGTGTTATAGAAATCAAAATACATAAGTACCAATTTATTCCCCAAACTGATATGATGAAAACAAGGGAATTTATTTACCATACTCTACCCATAAAATATTAGTACATATCCTAAACCTGAAGCTGTCATTAGGGAGTAAGGGCAAATCTATGTGCGTGGAAATAGTTTGATCCCTAGCTCAAATCTGCCTCTCAATCAAGGTCTATTCTATCTAGAATTCCTCATCAATATCAAAAGGGTAAAATTGATGTCTGGTCATTGTTATTGTCCTCCTGATCGATTTGATGTTTGAATAACTCCACCGTCCCCTAATGGTAGTAGGAACAAAGGAATCATCTGTAGGAGATCAAGATTATCCAAACCAGGCTAGACTTGTTGTGGTGGCCACGTTGGGTTGACTTATATCGCAATGTAGTGTTCCCATATCAAGGAACAGAAGGAAACAGATTGGTTTGATCATCTGTGCTAGCGATAGTGAACAGAAATAAAGGGTGAACAGGACATGAATCATGTGCTGCATCAAATGATCATGTCTATCCCACCCCTAGAGAAGAACCTGCAGTGTGAGGAGTGATCAGGTTTACTCGGGAGCATGTTGGCTTCTTATGTGATCGACTACTTTGGCTACAACGATCTTCCTTCGCATGCAATTATATGCTCACTACCATGCAAACCTTCATTACAGGTGGTTTGGAACCACCATCCCGCTAAGACAACATGCTCTCTGTGTATTAGAGTTTGTGAACTCAAAATAAGATAGCAGACAGCTCACAGCTCCTCTAAACCATCTACAGCAAAAAAGATCAAATATATAAAAAGCAGCTGGGGACAACTAGGAAAGAGAATGCCATAAGCACCCTCACATGCAATGTCTATTGGATCATCACATTTTATACATGAATGCATTAGGATTTAGGAGTTCCCACCCTTATGCATAAGGCTGTAGTGTACCGTAAGATGCAGTATATAGTTCCTACTAAATTTAATTCCATATTTAACTAATACTAAATATCATATCAGCAAGTTATACATATACTTCAAAAAAGTAGGAAATAAGTGCATGCTTTTGCCAAATTCATACTGTGTAGGGTGAATGGTAAACACTCTGATACCCGAGTGATATAATATGGGAATGCATGGTTTTAGTCCAGGGAGACAAGAGGCTGGTGAAAAGACACGGGCCACCTAAAGTAAGACCAGTAAAAAACAAAACTACATGGCCCATAAACTAGAACTAGAAGGTCGGAGAACAGAGAATTGGGCAATCTGTTTCTGTCAAGTCCCTAGCTTTGTAATACATTGACCTGTGATGATTGTCTTCTATCCTCTATTGGTAAAACAAAAAATCGCTGGGAAAAAGAACATATTTCCAGAGAATACTACTAGCCCTAAAACCTGAAATAGGCTGGTTCAATATTTTGGCTGATAGGCAGTTTATATCCTTAAATCCAGATAAATATTAGTTCTCAAATCCTAGATCACATCTAACAAGCAAAAATACAGTCTGCACTAAGTAGGGATCAGCAGTAGTTTAGACTTTAGAGTATGAACTATGAACTTGCCAAACCCTGCTAAAAACAATATAGCAGATGAAAGTGATTTTGGTTCTCTTGGATATCTAGATATGCAAAGAGGAAAGAACAACAAGAAAAGTAATAAGAGAAGAATTGAGAATAATATGCAGGTGAAAAGGAAGATAAATTTTGGGCATACCACATTCAGAAGAATTTCCAAGGTTTCTAGTGCAGCTATTTTGATGCAGAGTGGTGTAACATACGATGCAGTTTCAGGGGTCATTCCCTTCGACGCGGTTGGCGTGGAAgaagttttccttttctttgGGCTGACTGCTGCTTTCTCCAAACCTGAAGCATGTGAATTTTGTATTTGTGGTTCCTGCTTCCTCTTCTTGGAGTAACTTTTTGATGAAGATTCAAAAGTCACTTTTGTTGGATTTGTGCTTAATAAAGTCATTTCGTTTACACAACTATCATCCAGATCACCAACTGCATTGCTGACTATTACCTCTAGCAAGTGCAGAGACATTCCTGGTAACAAAAGCCATCATTTATTCAGTCAGCAGTGGGTGCAACTCGCAATCGACTAAAAGACGACCAAAGCTATGAACCAAACATTTATATGGGTGCAACCGGAAGTATGACAGTCATTCAACAAAGAAAAACATGACATGGACTGATGCAGGGAACTGTATGTAAAATTAGGCTTCTAAATTTTGAAGACATGGAATATTGGTTCGACCATAGCGTGCGCAGCAGTGTCATAACTCAGAAATCCAGCCTGTTGTTAGATACGCTCCAACAAACACCGCAAGGATGCTAAAAATCTGAGTTCCGTGTGAGCATCATTACCAAAGATTGTAAACAGATAAAAGTATATTCCTTGAACCAATGATTTCCGAATGAGCAAACCAAACATGCCACGGAGAAAGTATTAGAAGAATGATGTATTGCAAAATTATATCTCCATAGTGGCAGCAAAGAAAGGGAAAAAATCAGTTTTGTATGACCACACTGAGATATGCACAACCATGTTGATTGTTAATTTGTTCCTAATTCTGAAAACAGGCAGTTCTGAAATTAACATAATTATGGCCACACCAACTTACTCTCAAAAATTATCTTAAAAGATACCAGCAGGCAACTGTGAACAAATAAACAAAAAATCACCTACCAACACCCATGGAGGTCAGCAACAGCTGCACAATGCTGTAAACCTTTGTCCTCATAGCAGGCAACTTTGCAATTTTGAAGTAATCAGCTATAAGCCGTACAGTATTAGCAGCATGTGGTAGAAGTTGGCTgcaatatgacaagtatataatttaGACACTGCTTTCCCAGTATAGACTCAGGTCCAAACCAATAATAAATAGAACTTGTATAAAATCCAGTTCCAAAATTACTTAAAACTCAATGTTATGATCACTTGTTGTCTATATGTCTGTATTCAATCTATGCTTAAAACTTGTGGAAAATATACATGGGATGTTTTAAATAATAGCAATAAGAGGTAGTACACATGGTACCTTCGCATTCCTTTAATAGTTGCATGGAGCAAATCCAAGAAAGATGAATGCAATGACGGAAGCTCAAAACAAATAAGCTCTTGGTGCAAGGAAGTGGTTGAAGGGAACTTCTTGTTATGCAAT contains:
- the LOC124703195 gene encoding probable pre-mRNA-splicing factor ATP-dependent RNA helicase DEAH5, with translation MAPAAAPAGPADDGLRKLEYLSLVSKVCSELETHIGVGDKVLAEFITELGRDAPDVSDFDAKLKANGADLPDYFVRTLLTIIHAILPPPAHNPSSAASHSGAGSSKYRALTRPDDPDRARDLRLELERDAAAAAPAPAPARDRPRDDDRSRDRDHDRRRDDRAHHDRSRDRDHGRGRGDRDRAHDDRGHDRGRDRDSDRGRDRDRDRGRRDRDREGDRDGNWRRDQDRPQERGRDMDRDADKEAQGRSRRYGDDKGEQERGGGRNTTNALTNSSGDPELYQVYRGRVTRVMDTGCFVRLEDVRGGREGLVHVSQMASRRVANAKEVVKRDQEVFVKVVSVKGDKLSLSLRDVDQDTGKDLLPMQRGAEDAPRTNPSVGTGGALGSGRRLGLSGIVITEEDEVAPISRRPLKRMSSPERWEAKQLIASGVLDVRDYPQFDEDGDGMLYQEEGAEEELEIELNEDEPEFLQGQSRFSIDMSPVKIFKNPEGSLSRAAALQTALIKERREVREQEQRAMLDSIPKDLNRPWEDPMPDTGERHLAQELRGVGLSAYDMPEWKKEAYGKALTFGQRSKLSIQEQRQTLPIYKLKKELIQAVHDNQVLVVIGETGSGKTTQVTQYLAEAGYTTRGKIGCTQPRRVAAMSVAKRVAEEFGCRLGEEVGYAIRFEDCTGPETVIKYMTDGMLLREILVDENLSQYSVVMLDEAHERTIHTDVLFGLLKQLIKRRSDMRLIVTSATLDAEKFSGYFFNCNIFTIPGRTFPVEILYTKQPESDYLDAALITVLQIHLTEPEGDILVFLTGQEEIDHACQCLYERMKGLGKDVPELIILPVYSALPSEMQSKIFEPAPPGKRKVVVATNIAEASLTIDGIFYVIDPGFAKINVYNSKQGLDSLVITPISQASAKQRAGRAGRTGPGKCYRLYTESAYRNEMSPTTIPEIQRINLGSTVLNMKAMGINDLLSFDFMDPPAPQALISAMEQLYSLGALDEEGLLTKLGRKMAEFPLDPPLSKMLLASVDLGCSDEILTIIAMIQTGNIFYRPREKQAQADQKRAKFFQPEGDHLTLLAVYEAWKAKNFSGPWCFENFVQSRSLRRAQDVRKQLLTIMDRYKLDIVAAGKNFTKIRKAITAGFFFHAARKDPQEGYRTLVENQPVYIHPSSALFQRQPDWVIYHELVMTTKEYMREVTVVDPKWLVELAPRFYKGADPTKMSKRKRQERIEPLYDRYHEPNSWRLSKRRA
- the LOC124703196 gene encoding proline-, glutamic acid- and leucine-rich protein 1 isoform X5, with product MAGAVGFLADLNDQWLKPRLLRVVVGEQLPQPGSTVPPSELASILDAVRTHGLLTEAIQGPPDRKLAEAWRAAVDAWVQRVGELLQSDSPHSRWLGTCFLGVTFQDISNERFLESYSDWFEKILTNLQEPSSSQLATDVSCTSMSDLFVRLAKFLNLKKEASSFAGRVVEPLLLLLNENGPVADEAIDLLRTVIKLYPSSLNRHYNKVESAIAAKVMSAEVNVNSSKKFARVLAMLPSVRVSEGSWSLMIQKILIGVNNLLNDAFVGLEEEKKGREIMMLLVPPGNDPPPVLGDQIKLGGNLHVTKKFRVFTVPTISALAHCCCVMLTSYYPVQVNVPVRALLALLRRVLLVDGSLHNKKFPSTTSLHQELICFELPSLHSSFLDLLHATIKGMRSQLLPHAANTVRLIADYFKIAKLPAMRTKVYSIVQLLLTSMGVGMSLHLLEVIVSNAVGDLDDSCVNEMTLLSTNPTKVTFESSSKSYSKKRKQEPQIQNSHASGLEKAAVSPKKRKTSSTPTASKGMTPETASYVTPLCIKIAALETLEILLNVGGSLRTDHWRAKVDLLLINIARSACDSGAGYEQSTSTAGETSISDFRLASFKALLASFLSSPYARPPYLAQGIELFRRGKLEIGTNLAEFCSHALLALDVLTHPRALSLERAGPLVPGLNHSGPEKIVFGAGRSKFSQSEGQFQVIENEDSDDDWLPSTKDNEPTEELTLVKEDPQTDSRTVPEAVQAVPTHNKSDVNNMVDAATEETHKLKTVDNPTSSNAVPNPIYSRPLGTQIPAVAPVYNPSSSTAVSNPIYSRPTETQKPAVTTLPADLVERLQNRSSAVLQNKTSDVPSGNLGTSYQTPSVPSLAPSHTESSPTRFTLPIQPAFSDGESEDSMPDIVDADPDSDYDY